A segment of the Lolium perenne isolate Kyuss_39 chromosome 3, Kyuss_2.0, whole genome shotgun sequence genome:
CAGCATTGGAGTTTACCTTGGTTAAGTTCTCCTTCGATCGCTCCCACCCTGACCTCGAGCATGCTTCATTGTTACTTATTGGCGTCTCGGACAAAACCCTCCTTACCCATGGAACAAACTCCATCACGTGCCTCTGAACGACATGACAGACCTGCTCTGTCGTCCTCTCCAACTCGCCTACGTTGCACTTGTTCCTCGTCGTCCACCAGTCCCGAAGCATTATCAGGACCAGGTTTTGGGCCAcgattttttctttttctttttcattcTTTATTCTTTTTTCCTTTACAATTCAGGTTTTTAAACTAACtaatttttgtttcttttttatgTTTTCAATATTTGTTCAATTTTTTTTGTATATGGATTTTGGAAATGTACGATTTTAAATCTGAATTTGAAAAgcgttcaaaattcaaaatttctttaaattcaaaaatcattcaaaattCAAAATCTGTTCGAAAATTTGGACGATATTCGTTCAAATTTCGTAAAATTCGTTCAAAACTCGAAATTCATCCAAAATTCGAAATTCATGCAACTTTAAAAGTTCGTTCAAATTTTAGAATTGTTCAAATTTCTAATATGAACAtttttttgaacatttttaaaattttagaATTTCGAAAATTATTTTTTAAACAGGAATATAAAACGagaaaaaagaaacataaaaaaagaaaataaaaaaggaaaacaaaaaagaaagccgaaaaaacaacagaaaactgaAAGAAACGAAGAAACCAACAACAAACAGAAAAACCGGAACGAAAAAACCAAAGGTAAAGATATATGAACCAGGCCCATGCCCCGTAGAGGGTGTGCGGCGATAGCTACACACCGACCTGATCGATGTATAGGATCCGCCGTGGACGATATAGAGCCCTATCTGCCCTATCTCCGCTCTCCGTCTTGGTTGCAAAATACTTGGGCCTCTCGGTCCTTTTTCCAATGATGAAATTCAGACTCTCACGATTTGAACACAATTTTGTTAACTGTAGCCAATCGAGCTTTCATTCTTCCGATTCTATCAGTTAATAAGCTCACATGAAATCTGTTAAACTAGTTAATCAGTACTACTACTGAACACGCCAGCACGAGAGTCAAACTATACACTATTTTCACTGGACTCGATCGATTCACAACTCACAACCTTGAGAGGACCACCCCTATCTGAACGCTCTTGACCTCCTCCCTCTCCATGGACTCGGTGACGAGCTCAGTGTACTTGTGGAACAGCGCGTCGACAATGTGTGGGCCGAAGTGGTGGCTGAGCATGGACTCCTGGATGGCCCTGATCGCCATGGACACCGTCCTGCCGTCCTCCTTGGCATCGCCGCTGCTGCTGAGGTTGATCTCGTACGTCTGCACGTAGTCGAGGCTGAACGACCCTTCCAGCCGCACCTCCACCTCGATCTCCTCCAACGACGGCGCGTAGAACGGCACGTTGTACGCATCCACCTTGTCCTGCTCAACCAGACCCTGTGACACGAGCGCGGCGAATGACTCGGAGAGGAGCTCCCACAGGAAGGTTGTCCTCTTGTCGACGCAGTCGCCGGTTTGCCTGCCGAGCATGGCCAGGACCATCCGGCCGCCGGGGAAGACCTCGGCGGCGCGCGACTTCAGGAACAGGCTGAAGTCCCTCTGGAACTGCCTCCGGTAGGCCACTGATACAGCGTCAGGGCTCGTGCTCGATATGTACATCTTCCCCTTGTTGATCGGCATGTTCGTCTCGTCGAAGAGGCCATGGGGGACCTGAAATTTGTTGCGACAAATACCCAGTTAGTCTCTAATCAAAAGACAGGCCTggattttctatctttctttcttTGTCCCCGAGTTTTGACTTCTGTCATTCTGTGAGCAATGTAACAGCGTCAGGGCAAGTACCTGAGAGAGCCAGTGCAAACTGGAGCAGGAGCAGATGAAGTGCACGCTCGTCCTCGGGAACAACCTCCCGTAGAAGgacccgggcacgccggacaggaAAACCATCGGCCGGCCCCACTCGTCGGACTTGGCGGCGGACTTGAGCCTGTCGGTGAACTCCGGCAGGCTGAAGAAGATGGTGTTGAAGTCGTTGGTCGGGAGGTCGTTGAGGAGCACCGAGAACTCCGGCGGCGGCTGCGACGACCGGCAGCTGATCTTCCCGATGCTCCCGACGATGTCCTCCACCAGGCAGAGCGCGTTCGGGCCCGAGGAGCACCCGAGGTCGGCCACCGTGAACCTCTCCGGCATCTGCgaaatgtacacgtccgttgcagAGTTGACGATCAGGCTCTTCAGAGTGTCCATGCCCCTCTTCTGCAAACGTTACGATATGTTCAGAATGCATCTCACAAGATCGAAAATGGCTATGATTTTACAAGGTGGATTGCTTTGCTCACCTGAAGCGAAGAGTTCTGTGCGTAGCTGTTCTCGTCGAGGCCTTCTTTCATGTGCAGGATGGTCTCCACGTTCATGAACGGGAGCTTGTCCGAGCAGTGCAGCAATGAGGAAGCCATTGCCGGTCACTGGTTGTAGGGGATTGGCTCTCAAGAATTAATGCCTTCTTCCTGTGTTGGAGTGCATATATACATGGTCAGGACTCTGCATGATTAATTATGTATGTCTAGCTAGTGACAGATGCACCGTAGGTGTAAACAATATTCTCCAGGCATCTGCTTAGGCCGCTTTATGCTGTTTGCAAACAAAGCGTGATATGTCTAACTGAGATATCCTTTTTGGCTCGGTTCTGATTGAGTCTAGATTCAGATAAAGTACAATATTGTCAGGCTTTAAGTACATGCTCTCGGATTCGCATTCGCAATCGCATTCGTTGTTATCAAATCATGAACAGAGCCAGATTTGACTCCCACGTGAAACAAAGTGAAAGTGCGTGAAGAGAGAATGCCACAAGTGCTGCAACCATAAACCCCTAGGCGAAAACTTTTTGCTGCCATGTCTTGCCTTTAAAATGTAAAACGGGagaatgaaagaaaatattttatGTGCCATGTTCCCTCGCCAACAAGTGGCTGAAAACCAGAGTCAACCGACAACTTGTGTGCTTAATTGGTGCCCTGTCTACTCTGACTCCTATACAAGCAGAGTCACAGCTGCTCAAGGCACACTTTCCGCTTTCTTCAGACATATCCATGCTTTTCTATGGgagattttgttcttgctcagaaCAAAACACTTGAATGTCTAGTGAGGCAAATGGATGCAAATCCTGAAAGCCTGCCTACTTTCCTAATAGGCATTTCCCTGTTTAAACAGGCACTTCCATGTTTAAAAAAGCATCAAACTCTTTTAGAGCTCTGTTTCAGAAATGGAAGGTTCTTGACTGAACACATGCAGTGGAAAGTGGATAAACACAGACGGCTTGAACGAATGCAGAGCATGGCGCATCCTCTGTTTGCATAGGGGAGGGGGACAGACAGATAATGCTATTTGCACCAGCTAGCGAGATATGCGCATGCCAAATAAAGCAGCCTCTGAAGAACTTACCTCTGGGTATCAGACAGGATCCGCTGGTCTCCTCTCCAAGCTGCCTTGCTTTGTTCTGCTTAGCTTAGCTTGGCTAAGCAGAGAGCTGTCGACTTGTCGGGGTTGGGTGTCTTGGCATCTGCAGTGCTCGCAGCTCGGGGAATTTATAGGCAGGCAAAATGGAATCCGAATAGTCCAGTTGCGAGAGGCCGCCCCCCACTTGCGGCAAAACTGTACTCATAAAAAAGACGACCACCATGCTCGCTTCCACACCGTTGGCTAAACGGCTACCATGCTCAGGTGAGAGAAATATCGATGGATGAATATGGCTTTGCTAGCGGTCTATGTTGTATTGTTTATTGTGATTACTGTACATGCATGGCGATGGAGCGGTGGATTAGATACGATACGCTACAGCTGTGGACGACTCTCATCTCATGTGTGTGTGTGTATTAACAAAAGAAAGATTCACCAATCTTGCAGTTAGTTTAGGCGAAGAATCTCGAAAAGCTGGGCTGTG
Coding sequences within it:
- the LOC127343504 gene encoding probable methyltransferase TCM_000336, whose amino-acid sequence is MASSLLHCSDKLPFMNVETILHMKEGLDENSYAQNSSLQKRGMDTLKSLIVNSATDVYISQMPERFTVADLGCSSGPNALCLVEDIVGSIGKISCRSSQPPPEFSVLLNDLPTNDFNTIFFSLPEFTDRLKSAAKSDEWGRPMVFLSGVPGSFYGRLFPRTSVHFICSCSSLHWLSQVPHGLFDETNMPINKGKMYISSTSPDAVSVAYRRQFQRDFSLFLKSRAAEVFPGGRMVLAMLGRQTGDCVDKRTTFLWELLSESFAALVSQGLVEQDKVDAYNVPFYAPSLEEIEVEVRLEGSFSLDYVQTYEINLSSSGDAKEDGRTVSMAIRAIQESMLSHHFGPHIVDALFHKYTELVTESMEREEVKSVQIGVVLSRL